DNA from Leptolyngbya iicbica LK:
AATATCGCTTTTACCGATAGCCCCAAAGTAGGCGGCTCGACTCATCGCACTGTATTTACCATCATGGATAAGCATCTAGCAAAACTCAGCAAGTTTTTGAGTTTGATCCTCCGTCACAAACCGCAGGTAATTGGCCTGCAACTCGATGCCAACGGCTGGGCAGAAGTGGAGCAACTCATTGAGCTGGTGAATCAACACGGCATCGCTGTTTCCCAAGAACTGCTTGATGCGATCGTGCAAAAAAATACCCAAGAGCGGTTCACCTACAACGCCGATCGCAGCAAAATTCGCGCTAACCAGGGCCATTCCCTCGCGGTGGATTTGGAACTCGTGGCGGAGGTGCCTCCCACAATTTTGTTTCACGGCACAGCGACTCGCTTTTTATCCTCCATTCGTACACGCGGACTGTTGCCCGGTAGCCGCCAGCATGTGCATTTAGCCGCTGAAGAAATTGATGCCATTCGGGTGGGACAGCGCCACGGTCACCCCATCGTCCTCACCATTCAGGCAGAGGCGATGTGTCGCGCGGGATATCAGTTTTATTGCTCCCAAAATGGCGTTTGGCTGACGGAAATTGTGCCCCCTCGCTATATCGAGTTTCCGACTCATGTGGGGCGATCGCGCTAGCTCCGGCACAGGCGCATCTGTTGCTGTCTCGTATTGAGCCATGGCGAAAAGCCCTCCGTTGCCAAATATGACAAGTGCGATCGCTGAGCGGCACAGTCGAAAGCGACAGTGATACAATCACCACCAAGCTAGGGGTGTCCGAGCAAATCGGGCTGAGATTATACCCTCAGAACCTGACCTGGTTAATACCAGCGGAGGGAAGCGTTGATTGAGGTTACGCAACCGAAGCGACGAGCAGTGCTGCCAATTTAAAATTTTGAAGTCAGAATTTTGAATTGATTGCCTAAAGCCAATTCGAGCTGTTTTCTGACTAGCGGAATTCAGGGTCGTACGGCTTGCCGTCGTTTCGTCCAGTACCACTCCCTTCATCCTTCCAACCTGTCATCACCTCTAGCATCTTGCTGTCTCTTGCGAGGTGCTTTGTTTATGACCTTGAGTGCAACGGCGTTAGGGGTCACGTTGGTGACTATCGCCGCGTTTACCTTGATGGGCCTGCTGCAGGCCAGTCGCCACACCATCACCCTCGAAGACTACATGGTGAGCCGCAACAGTGTCGGCACCCAAGCCGCTCTGGCGACCATCGTGGCGTCGGCCATGGGCGCGTGGATTTTATTCAGCCCCCCGGAAGTCGGTGCCACCGCTGGCATTGCCGGGATTCTCGGTTACTGCATCGGCCAGGCCACGCCGTCGGCCATGTTCGCGTTTATGGGCACGCGCATTCGGTTTTTGATGCCCCACGGCCACTCGCTGAATGAGTATGTGCTGCACCGCTTTGGCAATGCGATGTACCTGCTGACGTTGGGCATCATCGTCTTCTACATGTTTGTGTATTTGACGGCGGAGCTGACGGCGATCGCCAAAGCGGTCGAACTCATGGCCGGAGTGCCCCTCTGGCTCACTGCGGTGCTTGTTATCTCGGCGGTGTTCATCTACACCACCGTCGGCGGACTGGCGGCGACCATCTTCACCGATGCGATTCAGTTCATCGTGATTGTGCCACTGCTGCTGCTGAGTTTTGCGATCGCCCTGATCGCCCTCGGGGGC
Protein-coding regions in this window:
- a CDS encoding RNA 2'-phosphotransferase gives rise to the protein MDKHLAKLSKFLSLILRHKPQVIGLQLDANGWAEVEQLIELVNQHGIAVSQELLDAIVQKNTQERFTYNADRSKIRANQGHSLAVDLELVAEVPPTILFHGTATRFLSSIRTRGLLPGSRQHVHLAAEEIDAIRVGQRHGHPIVLTIQAEAMCRAGYQFYCSQNGVWLTEIVPPRYIEFPTHVGRSR